In Cicer arietinum cultivar CDC Frontier isolate Library 1 chromosome 1, Cicar.CDCFrontier_v2.0, whole genome shotgun sequence, one DNA window encodes the following:
- the LOC140918891 gene encoding uncharacterized protein — protein MQKSREFPTLVNKRRIYDEDSRAEKGTYRNTGTMKDKRPMHHNRGKPYSFPPRASSGSGKGKGNGNNYSYGSGRGNPNGRGVSNENSNNMSQVSRNNNGNNGDPATPIRCYRCGKQGHMAYECRDVGITCFNCQQQGHISTTCPYPRKTPQPYDLIVNTPTSDSIDTSSVCLDISIHVCGRDFRVDLVCLPLCLVDVILGMDWLSTNRVRIDFFSKTIEFMESEEMDKPRNISTNQVKALLKEDAQLYMILASLEFEDKVVMRDVPIVCEFPEVFPEDVTSLPPEREIEFSIDELKKQLEELLDKQFIRPSVSPWGAPVLIYDLMDQLRGSCVFSKIDLRSGYHRIRVKPSDTPKTAFRTSYGHYEYLVMPFGVTNAPAVFMDYMNRIFHPYLDSFVVVFIDDILVYSKTKEEHGEIVVDPIKVESVLEWKAPKSVTEIRSFLGLAGYYRRFIEGFSKLALPLTKLTRKGELFVWDTHCENSFQELKKRLTFAPILVIRWSTYAGWEVVAYASRQLKIHERNYPTHDLELAAVVFKELNMRQCRWMEFLKDFDFELNYHPGKANVVADALSRKTLSVPALPVKHSELLEQFRDLSLVCEVTPKSIKLGMLKVTSGLLEEIEKNQKLDLYLLDKLQSIDQGREPDFKIGVDGILRFKERICVPDVEELRKMILEEGHRSCLSIPPGATKMQKSYHDKRKKNLEFQEVDHVFMRVTPTTGVGRALKMRKLTPRFIGPYQILKRVGNVAYQIALPPSLSNHHSVFHVSQLRKGTEINRATLGMISSRLASSGKP, from the exons ATGCAAAAGAGCCGTGAGTTTCCTACCCTAGTGAATAAGAGAAGGATTTATGATGAGGATAGTCGTGCTGAAAAAGGCACATACCGAAACACTGGGACCATGAAGGACAAGAGGCCTATGCATCATAATAGAGGAAAACCTTACTCTTTTCCTCCTA GAGCTAGTAGTGGCAgcggaaaaggaaaaggaaatggaaACAATTATAGTTATGGGAGTGGTAGAGGAAACCCCAATGGACGAGGAGTTAGTAACGAAAATAGTAACAACATGAGTCAAGTATCGCGCAACAACAATGGTAATAATGGTGATCCAGCTACTCCTATCCGATGTTACAGGTGTGGTAAGCAGGGTCACATGGCATATGAATGTAGAGATGTTGgaattacttgttttaattgtcaacaacaagGCCACATTAGCACCACATGCCCCTACCCAAGGAAGACTCCACAACCT TATGATTTGATTGTGAATACCCCAACTAGTGATTCTATTGATACCTCTAGTGTTTGTCTTGACATTTCTATCCATGTGTGTGGAAGGGACTTCCGAGTTGACTTAGTGTGTTTACCTTTGTGTTTGGTTGATGtgattcttggtatggattggTTATCTACCAACCGTGTCCGCatagatttttttagtaaaaccatTGAATTCATGGAGTCAGAAGAGATGGATAAGCCTAGAAATATATCCACCAACCAAGTGAAGGCACTCTTGAAAGAAGATGCTCAGTTATACATGATCCTAGCCTCACTGGAATTTGAAGACAAAGTGGTAATGCGAGATGTTCCTATTGTGTGTGAATTCCCTGAAGTATTCCCTGAAGATGTCACTAGTTTACCACCAGAGCGTGAGATTGAGTTTAGCATTGACGAGCTTAAGAAGCAATTGGAAGagcttttagataaacaatttataagacCTAGTGTTTCACCATGGGGTGCACCTGTGTT GATATATGACCttatggatcaattgagaggatcATGTGTGTTTAGTAAGATTGATCTGAGATCAGGTTACCATCGGATCCGAGTGAAGCCTTCTGATACCCCTAAGACCGCCTTTAGGACCAGTTATGGCCATTACGAGTATTTGGTTATGCCTTTTGGTGTGACTAATGCGCCAGCAGtgtttatggattacatgaatcGAATCTTTCACCCTTACCTAGACTCTTTTGTGGTTGTGTTTATAGATGATATCTTAGTGTATTCTAAGACTAAGGAAGAACATG gtgAAATAGTTGTTGATCCTATCAAAGTGGAGAGTGTCTTAGAATGGAAAGCACCTAAATCAGTGACTGAGATTAGGAGTTTCCTAGGATTGGCAGGTTATTATCGTAGGTTCATAGAAGGATTCTCCAAGTTGGCATTACCTTTAACTAAGTTGACCCGAAAAGGGGAATTGTTCGTGTGGGATACTCATTGTGAGAATAGTTTCCAAGAGCTTAAGAAACGATTGACCTTTGCACCGATCTTAGT GATTAGGTGGAGTACTTATGCAGGATGGGAAGTGGTAGCATATGCTTCTAGAcaactgaagattcatgagaggaactacCCTACCCATGACCTAGAACTAGCAGCAGTTGTCTTT aaggagttgaacatgagaCAATGTAGGTGGATGGaatttcttaaagattttgattttgagcttAACTATCATCCTggaaaggccaatgtagtggctgatgcctTGAGTAGGAAGACTTTGAGTGTGCCCGCCTTACCGGTTAAGCATAGTGAGTTGTTGGAACAGTTTAGAGACCTTAGTTTAGTTTGTGAAGTGACACCAAAAAGTATTaaattgggaatgttgaaggtaACTAGTGGACTATTGGAAGAGATTGAAAAGAACCAGAAATTGGATTTATACCTTTTAGATAAGTTACAGTCGATTGACCAAGGGAGAGAACCTGACTTTAAAATAGGTGTGGAtggaattttgagatttaaggaGAGAATTTGTGTTCCCGATGTAGAGGAGTTAAGAAAGATGATCTTAGAGGAAGGACATAGGAGTTGTCTAAGTATTCCCCCTGGAGCCACAAAGAT GCAAAAGAGTTACCatgataaaagaaagaaaaacctcGAATTTCAAGAAGTTGATCATGTATTTATGAGAGTTACTCCAACAACTGGGGTTGGTCGGGCATTAAAAATGCGAAAGCTTACTCCTCGGTTTATAGGACCTTACCAAATTCTTAAACGTGTCGGTAATGTAGCATATCAGATCGCGTTGCCTCCGTCTCTTTCTAATCATCATAGTGTCTTTCATGTGTCTCAACTTCGCAA aggaacGGAGATTAACAGAGCCACATTAGGAATGATTAGCAGCCGCCTTGCATCATCAGGAAAGCCATAA